In Chryseobacterium shigense, the following proteins share a genomic window:
- a CDS encoding glycosyltransferase, which yields MMKKKVYFLLPGLTFGGAERIIFTLLNHLDEDKYEFTLLLFKNVDFPTLELKKNIKVRELGIERIRFSVLKILPIIHKEKPDIFFSGWGEISAFMSPFIPFLKSTKFISRETNVVSEHVSRKEIKFFYNFYNNYHRIIAQSDDMRKDLIDNFNIKDEIITKINNPVDFDFIDGKLNISVKPESFKYNYKNVVAIGNLSARKGFDNLLKVFSRLKNENVLLHILGDGQDKEVLLQMKDFLGLKNVIFHGKQDNPYQFLKYADLFILSSRYEGFPNVLLEAGACGTYSLANNCPGGINEIIQHQVNGEISDIENYEEFSLKIMKVLQGNYDRDGIRNSIRSRFSKDIILDKYEKVLLDLMK from the coding sequence ATAATGAAAAAAAAAGTATACTTTCTTTTGCCGGGACTTACCTTTGGGGGGGCGGAAAGAATCATCTTTACACTGCTTAACCATTTGGATGAGGACAAGTATGAGTTTACACTTTTACTTTTTAAAAATGTAGATTTCCCTACTCTTGAACTTAAAAAAAACATAAAAGTTAGAGAACTGGGAATAGAAAGGATAAGGTTTTCGGTATTAAAAATATTGCCTATTATCCATAAGGAGAAACCGGATATATTCTTTTCAGGATGGGGAGAAATCTCTGCTTTTATGTCGCCGTTTATCCCATTTCTGAAAAGTACCAAATTTATCTCCAGGGAAACCAATGTGGTTTCAGAACATGTTTCCAGAAAGGAAATAAAATTTTTTTATAATTTCTATAATAATTATCACAGAATAATTGCTCAGAGTGATGATATGAGGAAGGATTTAATAGATAATTTTAATATTAAAGATGAAATAATTACTAAGATCAACAACCCTGTTGATTTCGATTTTATTGATGGCAAGCTGAATATTTCTGTAAAGCCGGAAAGCTTTAAATACAATTACAAAAATGTGGTAGCTATAGGAAATCTGTCAGCAAGAAAAGGCTTTGACAATCTTCTTAAAGTATTTTCAAGGCTTAAAAACGAAAATGTTCTGCTTCATATTCTGGGCGATGGTCAGGATAAGGAGGTGCTTCTCCAGATGAAAGATTTTCTGGGTTTGAAAAATGTAATTTTTCATGGCAAACAGGACAATCCGTACCAGTTTTTAAAATATGCAGATCTTTTTATCCTTTCTTCACGGTATGAAGGTTTCCCGAATGTTCTTTTGGAAGCAGGAGCCTGCGGAACTTATTCCCTTGCGAATAACTGCCCGGGCGGAATCAATGAGATTATCCAGCACCAGGTGAACGGGGAAATTTCTGATATTGAAAACTACGAAGAATTCTCTCTGAAAATAATGAAAGTCCTGCAGGGAAATTATGACCGTGACGGAATAAGAAATTCCATCAGATCAAGATTCTCAAAGGATATTATTCTGGATAAGTATGAGAAAGTTTTGCTGGATTTAATGAAGTAG
- a CDS encoding formyl transferase, with product MEKNNSKKIVMLAGKTRSSAIAYNALIKDFNISAVIEENAVPMKQIMKNRAKKLGWINVGGQIMFGVLLLPVIKKFSKNQTEKVIKKLEVDLSPIPETVLKTTDSVNSDKTLKLLQELKPDLVIVNGCRIISKKILNNVNATFINTHEGITPKYRGIHGCYWALVNNDKENCGVTVHLVDKGVDTGEVIYQSRVLPEKSDNFTTYPLYQTAEGCKILKLAVEDFCNDRLKTISGTKDNFIWYHPTIWQYLYYRIFRGVK from the coding sequence ATGGAAAAAAATAATAGTAAAAAGATTGTTATGCTGGCTGGAAAAACACGTTCATCAGCAATTGCTTATAATGCCTTGATAAAAGATTTTAATATTTCTGCGGTAATAGAGGAAAATGCAGTGCCAATGAAGCAGATTATGAAAAATCGTGCTAAAAAATTAGGCTGGATAAATGTAGGGGGACAAATTATGTTTGGAGTTTTACTATTGCCGGTTATTAAGAAATTTTCAAAAAATCAAACAGAGAAAGTAATAAAAAAATTGGAAGTGGATTTATCTCCGATTCCTGAAACAGTTCTGAAAACAACAGATTCAGTAAATTCAGATAAAACACTTAAGCTTTTGCAGGAATTAAAGCCTGATTTGGTGATTGTTAATGGTTGCAGAATTATCTCCAAAAAGATTCTGAATAATGTAAATGCAACCTTTATTAATACTCATGAAGGAATTACTCCTAAATATAGGGGAATACATGGTTGCTATTGGGCCTTGGTAAACAATGACAAAGAAAACTGCGGTGTTACGGTACACCTGGTAGATAAAGGAGTGGATACGGGAGAAGTAATTTATCAGTCTAGGGTTTTGCCTGAAAAATCAGATAATTTTACTACTTATCCGTTGTATCAGACGGCAGAAGGATGTAAAATATTAAAACTGGCAGTTGAGGACTTTTGTAATGACAGGTTAAAAACCATATCCGGAACAAAGGACAATTTTATTTGGTACCATCCAACTATCTGGCAGTATTTGTATTATAGAATTTTTAGAGGTGTGAAATAA
- a CDS encoding polysaccharide deacetylase family protein has translation MMKNNGIFTVSLDFELYWGIRDKKTIQEYGENVLGVWSVVPKLLEFYKKYEIHCTWASVGAMMTESFQDLQKYTPEIRPSYIEKNLSPYYDFIQSSEKLDGRLLYGKSLIKMIQDVPYQEIGSHTFSHYYCLESGQNKNQFEADTQAAIAVSSANGIDVKSFIFPRHQINDNYLEVLKRNGISIYRGTEKIWYHSPARGSDEGLIKRAFRYLDYFVKVGSHHTQKISDLSDNGFIVIRASRWLRPYSEKIKYLDKLKLRRIKQQMTYAAKNNEIFHLWFHPHDIGIHQNKNLAFLEEIFQHYRYLNEKYNFQSKNMLEIAQEYGKK, from the coding sequence ATGATGAAGAATAATGGCATTTTTACTGTATCATTAGATTTTGAGTTATATTGGGGCATCCGGGATAAAAAGACTATTCAGGAATATGGTGAGAATGTTTTAGGAGTTTGGAGCGTAGTCCCCAAACTTCTGGAATTTTATAAAAAATATGAAATTCATTGCACCTGGGCCTCAGTAGGCGCTATGATGACTGAAAGTTTTCAGGATTTACAAAAATACACTCCGGAAATTAGGCCTTCCTATATTGAAAAAAATCTTTCACCTTACTATGATTTTATTCAATCCTCAGAAAAGTTAGATGGCCGTTTATTATACGGAAAATCGCTGATAAAAATGATTCAGGATGTTCCATATCAGGAAATTGGAAGCCATACCTTTTCACATTATTACTGTTTGGAAAGCGGACAGAATAAAAATCAGTTTGAGGCAGATACACAAGCTGCCATAGCAGTTTCTTCTGCCAATGGGATTGATGTAAAATCTTTTATTTTTCCCAGACACCAGATTAATGATAACTATTTGGAAGTTTTAAAGAGAAACGGTATTTCAATTTACCGTGGAACTGAAAAAATTTGGTACCATTCACCAGCAAGAGGGTCAGATGAAGGGTTGATAAAAAGAGCCTTCAGGTATTTAGATTATTTCGTAAAAGTAGGAAGCCATCATACACAAAAGATTTCTGATCTTTCTGATAACGGTTTTATAGTAATTCGGGCGAGCAGATGGCTCAGGCCTTACTCAGAAAAAATAAAATATCTGGACAAGCTAAAACTTCGTAGAATAAAGCAGCAGATGACGTATGCGGCCAAAAACAATGAAATTTTTCATCTTTGGTTTCATCCACACGATATAGGAATTCACCAGAATAAAAATTTAGCATTTTTAGAAGAAATATTTCAACATTATAGGTATCTGAACGAGAAATATAATTTTCAAAGTAAAAATATGTTGGAGATAGCACAAGAATATGGAAAAAAATAA
- the recQ gene encoding DNA helicase RecQ: MSAKKANLSGELKKYFGFSTFKGQQEQIIENLLGGKDIFVLMPTGGGKSLCYQLPALISEGTAIVVSPLIALMKNQVDAVNGLSSDDGVAHVLNSSLNKTQTKQVFDDIKGGKTKLLYVAPESLIKDDYLDFLKEVKISFVAIDEAHCISEWGHDFRPEYRNLKSIIDKIADVPVIALTATATPKVQDDIQKTLGMNDALVFKESFNRPNLYYEVRPKVNVDKEIVKFISQHKGKSGIVYCLSRRKVEEFAQLLQVNGINALPYHAGLDQKIRVANQDKFLMEEVDVIVATIAFGMGIDKPDVRFVIHYDFPKSLESYYQETGRAGRDGGEGYCLAFYDPKDIEKLEKFLAQKPVSEREIGLQLLNEVVGYAETSMSRRQYILYYFGENFDPVKGDGADMCDNSSNPPKLKDATADLTKVLKLIRDTGEKFKAKDLISVIAGKENAVTKSYKLEQTSHFGFGKEEKDNYWKTILRQATVQGFLQKDIETYGVLKMSEKARNFLEGQCKESFLIAEDREFDLTQAKADSEQIQMQGSAGLDQNLFGQLKDLRKKVAKKHGIPPYTVFMDPSLEDMTVQYPVSLEEIAKIYGVGEGKAKKYGKEFADFIRAYVEDNNIERTQDMVLKQVANKSSHKVFIIQSTDKKIDLEDIARAKNLSMNELLKEMESIVYQGTKLNIDYYIEDNFDEDIVDGFIEFMTESESDSMKVLLDEFGDELSDEEVRMLRIKFISDVAN, from the coding sequence ATGAGCGCAAAAAAAGCCAATTTATCAGGCGAATTGAAAAAGTATTTCGGGTTCTCTACATTTAAAGGCCAGCAGGAACAAATTATAGAAAACCTACTGGGTGGGAAAGATATATTTGTCTTAATGCCGACAGGCGGCGGTAAATCTTTATGTTACCAGCTTCCTGCACTTATTTCGGAAGGTACGGCAATCGTGGTTTCGCCCTTAATAGCGTTAATGAAGAATCAGGTAGATGCGGTAAACGGCCTTTCATCTGATGATGGGGTAGCCCACGTTTTAAATTCATCATTAAATAAGACACAGACCAAACAGGTTTTTGACGATATCAAAGGGGGAAAGACCAAACTTTTGTATGTAGCTCCCGAATCATTGATCAAGGATGATTATCTGGATTTCCTTAAAGAAGTTAAGATTTCATTTGTAGCTATTGACGAAGCACACTGTATTTCGGAATGGGGACACGATTTCAGACCGGAATACCGTAACCTGAAATCAATTATCGATAAGATTGCCGATGTTCCGGTGATCGCTTTAACGGCTACTGCAACCCCTAAAGTTCAGGATGATATCCAGAAAACTTTGGGAATGAATGATGCGTTGGTTTTCAAAGAAAGCTTCAACCGTCCAAACCTGTATTATGAAGTACGCCCGAAAGTAAATGTAGATAAAGAGATCGTAAAATTTATCAGCCAGCATAAAGGAAAATCAGGAATTGTTTACTGTTTAAGCCGAAGAAAAGTGGAAGAATTTGCACAGCTGCTGCAGGTAAACGGTATCAATGCACTTCCATACCATGCGGGGCTTGACCAGAAAATAAGAGTCGCCAATCAGGATAAATTTCTGATGGAGGAAGTAGACGTTATTGTAGCTACCATTGCCTTCGGAATGGGAATTGATAAACCGGATGTACGTTTTGTGATCCATTATGATTTTCCCAAATCTCTTGAAAGTTATTATCAGGAAACAGGAAGAGCCGGAAGAGATGGCGGCGAAGGCTATTGCCTGGCATTTTATGACCCTAAGGATATTGAAAAACTGGAAAAATTCCTTGCACAGAAACCCGTTTCCGAAAGAGAAATCGGACTGCAGCTTTTAAATGAAGTGGTAGGCTATGCCGAAACCTCAATGAGCAGAAGGCAGTACATCCTTTATTATTTCGGGGAGAATTTTGATCCGGTGAAAGGAGACGGAGCAGATATGTGCGACAATTCTTCCAATCCTCCAAAATTAAAAGACGCAACAGCAGATCTCACAAAAGTTTTAAAACTTATTAGAGATACAGGTGAGAAATTCAAGGCAAAAGACCTGATTTCAGTTATTGCCGGGAAAGAAAATGCCGTTACCAAATCATATAAATTAGAACAGACTTCTCATTTCGGTTTTGGAAAAGAGGAAAAAGATAATTACTGGAAAACCATTTTAAGACAGGCTACCGTTCAGGGATTTTTACAGAAAGATATTGAAACCTACGGAGTTTTGAAAATGTCTGAAAAGGCCAGGAATTTTTTGGAAGGCCAATGTAAAGAATCCTTCCTCATTGCAGAAGACAGAGAATTTGATCTTACCCAGGCCAAAGCAGATAGTGAGCAGATACAAATGCAGGGAAGTGCAGGTCTGGATCAGAACCTTTTCGGACAGTTAAAAGACCTGAGAAAAAAAGTAGCCAAAAAGCATGGAATTCCGCCTTACACGGTTTTTATGGATCCAAGTTTGGAGGATATGACGGTTCAGTATCCTGTTTCGCTGGAAGAAATTGCAAAAATCTACGGAGTAGGAGAAGGAAAAGCCAAAAAATACGGTAAAGAATTTGCAGACTTCATCAGGGCTTACGTTGAAGACAACAATATAGAACGTACCCAGGATATGGTACTGAAGCAGGTAGCCAACAAATCCAGCCATAAAGTTTTCATTATCCAGAGTACCGACAAAAAAATTGACCTTGAGGATATCGCAAGAGCCAAAAACCTTTCGATGAACGAGCTTTTAAAAGAAATGGAAAGTATCGTCTACCAGGGAACAAAACTGAATATCGACTATTATATCGAAGATAATTTTGATGAAGATATTGTAGACGGCTTCATAGAATTTATGACCGAATCTGAAAGTGACAGCATGAAAGTGCTGCTTGATGAATTTGGAGATGAACTTTCCGATGAGGAAGTAAGGATGCTGAGGATAAAATTCATCAGTGATGTAGCCAATTGA
- a CDS encoding SIS domain-containing protein, with the protein MERTDIISIAKNTLEIEISELEKLKNRINEDFARAVEIIHSAKGKLIVVGIGKSAHVGNKIVATLNSTGTPSQFLHASEAIHGDLGVIQKQDVVLCISNSGNSPEIANLVPYLKDYSSALIGMTGNKNSKLAEFSEIVLDTHVDVEACPNKLAPTSSTTIQMALGDAMAVALMELNDFRENDFAKFHPGGSLGKNLVSKVDQFLSPQKPQVEENAQVRDVIISISASSHGITVVTHEEKIIGVITDGDLRRMLMKGGDISKVLAKDIMSANPKTIERDTLAKEAMKILKENNIGQLIVTENGKYFGIIDLHTLLDEGIN; encoded by the coding sequence ATGGAAAGAACCGATATTATTTCAATTGCCAAAAACACTTTAGAGATAGAAATTTCAGAACTTGAAAAATTAAAGAACAGAATCAATGAAGATTTTGCCAGAGCAGTAGAGATTATTCATTCGGCAAAGGGGAAATTAATTGTTGTGGGAATCGGAAAATCTGCCCATGTAGGTAACAAAATTGTCGCCACTTTAAATTCTACAGGTACGCCTTCGCAGTTTCTTCATGCTTCCGAAGCCATTCACGGAGATCTTGGTGTGATTCAGAAGCAGGATGTGGTTCTATGTATTTCAAATTCGGGAAACTCACCCGAAATAGCCAACCTGGTTCCTTATTTAAAGGATTATTCTTCTGCCCTGATCGGAATGACGGGGAATAAAAACAGTAAACTGGCCGAATTCTCCGAGATTGTTCTTGATACCCATGTAGATGTGGAAGCCTGCCCGAATAAACTGGCACCAACGAGTTCTACCACTATCCAGATGGCGCTTGGTGATGCTATGGCCGTTGCTTTGATGGAGCTGAATGATTTCAGGGAGAATGATTTTGCCAAATTCCATCCGGGAGGAAGCTTAGGAAAGAATCTTGTTTCAAAGGTAGATCAGTTCCTGTCGCCTCAAAAGCCGCAGGTGGAAGAAAATGCACAGGTGAGAGATGTTATTATTTCAATCAGCGCATCAAGCCACGGGATTACGGTGGTAACCCATGAAGAAAAGATTATTGGGGTAATTACCGACGGAGACCTGAGAAGAATGCTGATGAAGGGTGGTGATATCAGTAAAGTCCTGGCAAAAGACATCATGTCCGCCAATCCTAAGACCATTGAAAGGGATACGCTAGCAAAAGAGGCTATGAAAATTCTGAAAGAAAACAATATCGGACAGCTTATCGTTACGGAAAACGGAAAATATTTCGGGATCATAGATCTTCATACATTGCTTGACGAAGGGATTAATTAA
- the tatC gene encoding twin-arginine translocase subunit TatC, giving the protein MDAKKEMSFLGHIGELRGHLVRSIIAIVIVAIAVGFNINWIMDHIFFGPTRNDFPTFRIVNHFSRMLLGEDSIHLPKDFPIRVQRLYQQFNVMMAVSVFGGLVGAFPYIVWELWRFISPALHPRERKNSIFIINAVWILFMTGVLCGYFLILPFAVNFGVIFKISDIIIPLYDLSDYTTLFLQVILGMGVIFLFPILIYFLTSIGILTPMFMKTYRRHAIVLIMVVAAIITPADVLSMLMAAFPLLLLYEFSIIMCSFTYKKVQREAANLPVVQK; this is encoded by the coding sequence ATGGACGCAAAAAAAGAAATGTCCTTCCTGGGACATATTGGAGAATTAAGGGGCCACCTTGTCCGTTCAATTATTGCCATTGTAATTGTTGCAATAGCTGTAGGATTCAATATCAACTGGATCATGGACCATATCTTTTTTGGACCTACCAGAAATGATTTTCCAACTTTCAGGATAGTCAATCATTTTTCAAGAATGCTTTTAGGAGAAGACAGCATTCATCTTCCGAAAGATTTCCCTATCCGTGTACAGAGGCTTTACCAACAGTTCAACGTGATGATGGCCGTATCTGTTTTCGGAGGTCTGGTGGGTGCTTTTCCTTATATTGTATGGGAATTATGGAGGTTTATAAGTCCTGCGCTGCATCCCAGAGAGAGAAAAAATTCCATTTTTATTATCAATGCAGTATGGATTTTGTTTATGACCGGAGTTTTATGCGGTTATTTTCTGATTCTTCCGTTTGCGGTAAATTTTGGAGTTATTTTTAAAATCTCGGATATTATTATCCCGCTTTACGACTTAAGTGATTATACTACTCTATTTTTACAGGTAATTTTAGGGATGGGAGTTATCTTCCTTTTTCCTATTCTTATTTATTTCCTGACCAGCATCGGCATTTTAACACCTATGTTTATGAAGACTTACCGCCGTCATGCTATTGTCCTGATTATGGTAGTTGCAGCGATTATTACACCTGCGGATGTTTTAAGTATGCTTATGGCTGCTTTTCCACTGCTGCTGCTGTATGAATTCAGTATTATCATGTGTTCTTTCACTTATAAGAAAGTACAGAGAGAGGCGGCCAACCTTCCTGTAGTACAGAAATAA
- a CDS encoding M1 family metallopeptidase — protein sequence MKKLTYTLLFASGLVFGQFFEKDKVFTKEDTLKGSNTKFRDFWDVKKYDLSVEPDFAQKSIKGYNKISFEITKDVTDPVFQIDLQKPMKADKVEADFPVANYKQDRDFIFVTAKKKFKKGEKFSIDVTYSGNPAIARNAPWDGGWLFTKDEKGNPWMSAADEGIGASIWLPTKDIWSDEPENGVVMKIITPNDLVGVGNGRLTGKKTEGNKTTYTWEVKNPINAYSIIPNIGKYVNFKDTFTGEKGKLDLDYWVLDYNLEKAKKQFQQVKPMLSAFEYWFGPYPFYEDSYKLVDSPYLGMEHQSNVAYGNGYQNGYRGIDFSGTGVGLNWDYIIIHESGHEWFANNITAKDQADMWIHEGFTMYSEVLFTEKYMDKKSADLYAVGIRNKIDNDVPIIGKYGVRNEGSGDMYPKGASMLHTIRQVINNDEKFRQILRGLGKDFYHQTVTTKQIEDYMSSKSGIDLSSIFNQYLRTIKIPTLEYSQNGNSLKFRYTDVVKGLKLPVRIDGDQTITPTESWQTVKLKNSTPVEFNKNYYINYSKV from the coding sequence ATGAAAAAGCTGACATATACACTTTTATTTGCTTCAGGACTTGTTTTCGGACAGTTTTTTGAGAAAGATAAGGTCTTCACCAAGGAAGATACATTAAAGGGTTCCAATACCAAATTCAGGGATTTTTGGGATGTCAAGAAGTATGATCTTTCCGTAGAGCCGGATTTTGCTCAGAAAAGTATTAAAGGGTATAATAAAATCAGCTTTGAGATTACCAAAGACGTTACTGATCCTGTTTTCCAGATCGATTTGCAAAAACCGATGAAAGCAGATAAAGTAGAAGCCGATTTTCCGGTTGCCAACTATAAGCAGGATAGAGATTTTATTTTTGTAACAGCAAAAAAGAAATTCAAAAAAGGTGAAAAATTCAGTATTGATGTAACCTACTCCGGAAATCCTGCCATTGCAAGAAATGCACCGTGGGATGGCGGCTGGCTTTTCACCAAAGATGAAAAAGGAAATCCGTGGATGAGTGCTGCTGATGAAGGAATAGGCGCATCTATATGGCTGCCTACAAAAGATATATGGAGTGATGAGCCGGAAAACGGAGTCGTTATGAAGATCATTACCCCAAATGACCTTGTAGGAGTTGGAAACGGAAGACTGACCGGCAAAAAAACGGAAGGTAATAAAACAACCTATACCTGGGAAGTAAAAAATCCGATCAATGCCTACTCCATTATTCCGAATATTGGTAAATACGTCAATTTTAAAGATACATTTACCGGTGAGAAAGGAAAACTGGATCTGGATTACTGGGTGCTAGACTACAATCTTGAAAAGGCAAAAAAACAGTTCCAGCAGGTAAAACCTATGCTTTCCGCATTTGAATACTGGTTCGGGCCATATCCTTTCTATGAAGATTCATATAAATTGGTTGATTCCCCTTATCTGGGTATGGAGCACCAAAGCAACGTAGCGTATGGAAACGGTTATCAGAACGGTTACCGCGGTATTGATTTTTCAGGAACGGGTGTAGGGCTTAACTGGGACTACATCATTATTCATGAAAGCGGCCATGAATGGTTTGCCAACAATATCACGGCAAAAGATCAGGCGGACATGTGGATTCATGAGGGTTTCACGATGTATTCCGAGGTTCTTTTCACAGAAAAGTATATGGATAAAAAATCAGCGGATCTGTACGCTGTAGGAATCCGTAACAAAATTGATAATGATGTCCCTATTATTGGAAAATATGGCGTCCGTAATGAAGGCAGCGGTGATATGTATCCAAAAGGAGCCAGCATGCTTCATACCATCAGGCAGGTAATTAATAATGATGAAAAATTCAGACAGATCTTAAGAGGCCTTGGCAAAGATTTCTATCATCAGACTGTTACCACAAAGCAGATTGAGGATTATATGTCAAGCAAATCGGGAATTGATCTGTCAAGCATCTTCAATCAGTATTTAAGAACCATAAAAATTCCTACCCTGGAATATTCGCAAAACGGAAATTCCTTAAAATTCAGATATACGGATGTGGTTAAAGGACTTAAACTTCCTGTCAGAATAGATGGCGACCAGACCATTACACCAACAGAAAGCTGGCAGACGGTAAAACTTAAAAATAGTACCCCTGTAGAATTTAATAAGAACTATTACATTAATTACAGTAAAGTTTAA